AACAATCCATTTTTGTTGTAGACTGGCCACACCTCTGTAATAATACGTTGGATGGAACTTTTACCACAACTGTTGGGACCTAAAATCAATAGTGAAGCACCAGTACTATCGATTAGGGGCACGTTAGGATCGAAGTTTTTCTTGAAGTCTTGaatggatgaagatttagatgATGGTTCAATGACTGATGGAATTTGAAACGTTAATGTACCAATCAGTTTGGCACCTCTACCAGCTCTTCTGGATGGAATGATAAtgtcaatattttcaaatctaatACCATGAAAGTTTCTTTGTACAGTACCACGAACCATATCCTTAGAATCACCGTACCCCATTTCCATCCCCACGAAGGCACCGTAATTAAATCTTCTGAAATGAACTCTATGCAGGGCACCTAATAGGACAAAAACTCGATTGGTATAACCGGTTAATTGTGAAATATCCTTTATAGAATGCATTAATCTGGAACCAGCATCCGCTAACGAAAGCATTAATCTTTTATTGACGATAAAATCTCTCATGTTactattttccaaattttctttcGATGACAATGTTGAAATTACAATGGGGATAGATGCAAACACATATCCCAATGCAGACCAAGTATATTTGAGAATATAGTCCTCCATCATTGTGTAATTAAATTTgctttgatcaatttgaagGGAATTATCGAAATAATTGCTGTACAATTCCGTAACTTTAGCCCTTTCCACCTCTGTCCCCTGATAAAATGCAATTTCCTCATTGTTACTCGACATGTTTAACAAATAGTTGTAGAAGTCCCCTTCAGCACTAGATTTATGGCTTGCCAGTGTACCTAATGGTGGAGTATACTTCCTTAAAATATAACCAGTGAGGAAATAGTTGGCAAAAATACCTACAACACCAAACGTCCCCAAATTATCACGTAGATACACGGCAAAGAATACCAAATCAATAACCGGCTTAGCAATATCGGCGAATACTGAACAAAAGGCATCACAAAATTTGGTCACATCGTTAGTGATTGAATTATCAATATTCTTAATCACACTACTATCGGATTGCGTGTCAAATATCAATTTGTAAAAGGCCAACCTCTCATCCAGATACATGTCATGGATATAACGAGTCAAATAAACCCTAAAATTTAAACTTAATTTCCTCTGTAAGAACTTAATAGCACCATTGGTATAAGATGCTGGTAATGCGATGATGAACCAACAAGCCAAATCTGCTAAAAACCCCTTACCCCTACCGGCAATAACATCCTTAACGATTTGACCATCTAACCGAGCAACGAAGAGAGATAACCAAGTTCTCATTAtgagaaagaaaacttGTAATGAGAGTAAGGCAACGTTTTTATCCAACCATGACGGTATTAGAATTTTAATCAATGCACTCATCtgatttaaaaattttgaataaaaCAACTGTGAATGAGGTTCATACGAGGTTTCAACTGACTTGAAAAGGTACTTGTCCCTTTCAAAAACATCGCCGTCACGTTTGGGAATGAATATTTTCTTAGTACGTCCCAATCTTTCACTACTAACACCATCAAGATGCCTAACAGGAGCACCACTACGatcatcttgatcttcttccGAAACTTTATCCTCTGAAATATACATGATCCTAGCACCACTTTCCAAACGAGTCTGAGATCTAGTTCTTCTCAAAAGTGGGGGTTTTGACTGAGAATATGACCTCAGTCTCTTGTAGGTTTTCCTCATATAATAAGAACCCGTCAAAAATACTGTCCCCACGGCTGTAACTAATGAAAACAATAAGATTCTTGCCCTTTTCCTATGTGGATGGGTAAGACTCTTGGAGAGCCGAAGCAAATGTCGTACTAACACTTTAAAATAATCACTTATGTCTCCTCCATGTAAACGAAGACCTATACTATTCCTCTGAGCATATTGTATGAGATCTAAAAGTCTTTTCCTTGCATCCGTCACTTGTAATACCCTATGTCTTACTTCAGCGGCAGTCATCTTTGATCATTCTTCTATTCAAATACCTGAAGTAGtgagaaagaaaagcaATATAGGTAGCAGTACCTTAAATGTATTGTCCTTTATATAGTCTTCCCCGCACCTCGGCGGTTAAATCACCCCCCTCCCCGGAAGCCGCGGAGTCACTCATTTTCCCAGCGGGGGCGTGGCCATGTTTTTCGGGAATAAGAAATTAAGGGTACAGCTAAAACAGACAACAAGAACCAATTATAACCGCCAAGGAAAACATGAAGTATGGCCAAAGGAGAGAGAATACAAGGGCCTGAATCAAATGTTTCAACTCGAGTGGAAGAGAGGGAGTAATAAGCAAAAACTAAATGTCACGTGACATGTGGCAGGTAT
The genomic region above belongs to Zygosaccharomyces rouxii strain CBS732 chromosome F complete sequence and contains:
- the PXA1 gene encoding ATP-binding cassette long-chain fatty acid transporter PXA1 (similar to uniprot|P41909 Saccharomyces cerevisiae YPL147W PXA1 Pxa1p and Pxa2p appear to be subunits of a peroxisomal ATP-binding cassette transporter necessary for transport of long-chain fatty acids into peroxisomes ABC family long-chain fatty acid transporter), with amino-acid sequence MTAAEVRHRVLQVTDARKRLLDLIQYAQRNSIGLRLHGGDISDYFKVLVRHLLRLSKSLTHPHRKRARILLFSLVTAVGTVFLTGSYYMRKTYKRLRSYSQSKPPLLRRTRSQTRLESGARIMYISEDKVSEEDQDDRSGAPVRHLDGVSSERLGRTKKIFIPKRDGDVFERDKYLFKSVETSYEPHSQLFYSKFLNQMSALIKILIPSWLDKNVALLSLQVFFLIMRTWLSLFVARLDGQIVKDVIAGRGKGFLADLACWFIIALPASYTNGAIKFLQRKLSLNFRVYLTRYIHDMYLDERLAFYKLIFDTQSDSSVIKNIDNSITNDVTKFCDAFCSVFADIAKPVIDLVFFAVYLRDNLGTFGVVGIFANYFLTGYILRKYTPPLGTLASHKSSAEGDFYNYLLNMSSNNEEIAFYQGTEVERAKVTELYSNYFDNSLQIDQSKFNYTMMEDYILKYTWSALGYVFASIPIVISTLSSKENLENSNMRDFIVNKRLMLSLADAGSRLMHSIKDISQLTGYTNRVFVLLGALHRVHFRRFNYGAFVGMEMGYGDSKDMVRGTVQRNFHGIRFENIDIIIPSRRAGRGAKLIGTLTFQIPSVIEPSSKSSSIQDFKKNFDPNVPLIDSTGASLLILGPNSCGKSSIQRIITEVWPVYNKNGLLSIPAPSNLFCVPQRPYFTRGGTFRDQIIYPMSSDEFFDRGLKDKNLARILKEVHLDYLLDREIGCSYMDAVADWKDVLSGGEKQRMNFARILFHRPRFVVLDEATNAISVDMEDYLFNLLKRYRFNFITISQRPSLIKYHDMLLEVDSSGSWQLQALGTVEAITSIDHELDNLKGKLADVVKLEEERKALRQKLEVS